The DNA window TAAGGCCAGCGAGGGGAAGGGGAAGACTACGCTCTTCTCTTCCATTCCAGGCATAGAGCCCTCCTCCCATATCTATCACCGCATTCAAAGCTTTAGCTAAGGATTGGCGGTCAACCCCTACGCCGATGATATTGTGCGCATCATGCGCCACCGAGGCAGCAATGGCCCCATATCTCAGGCCAAAGCCTGTGATCAGGCTAAGTGTGGGGGGACGCTGTCTCCTACGATCCAACACAGCGAGCAGAAGAATATCTCTCTCCAGATCGGCGATGACCTCTCCCTCCTTCATCAGCATACGCATTCGCTTCCAACCTCCCACGATCTGGCCGGGAAGCGCCTCCTGGACCAGCATCTCCTTGCCTTCCTCTAAACCGGGCAAAATGAGCGCTTCGGCACTTACCTTTCGTGCGAAAATGGAATGGGGTAAGCGCCTAGCCTCAGACCGGACCAAGCAGGTGCCGTTCTGCGCCACCAATCTACCACCTATCCAGGTTTGCAAAGGCTCGAAGCTTTTCAGGTCCCTAACCACGGTGATGTCCGCTAGTGACCCTTCGGCCAATTCCCCCAGGGGTAAACGGTAATGCTCTGCTGGCATCAAGGTGACAGCCCTTATCGCCCGCACCGGGTCCATCCCTTCCTCCACGGCGCGCCGGAGCAGTCTATCCACATGACCCAGCAATAGATCTGCAGCATCTAGGTCATCAGATACCAGCATGCAATCGTGGCGCTGAGCGAAAGGTATCAGGTTGGCCAAATCCTTAGCAGCGCTCCCTTCCCTTACCATTATCCTCATCCCCAGGCGGTGCTTCTCTTCCGCCTCCTGCGCTGATGTGCACTCATGATCGCTATCAGGACCGGCGGCCACATAGGCCAGTAAGGGTGCGCCTCTCAATCCTGGGGCATGCCCATCGATGCGCTTCCCCATATCCTTGGCAGCATCCAATTTGGCTATGAGCGATGGCTCATCCTGAAGTACAGCACGGACATCCATGACCTCCCCTAACCCAACGCACCTCTCCCAAGAGAGGATTTGGCGAACATCTTCCGCGTCTAGCTTTGGTCCCTCCAGGCCGAGAGCAGGCACGCAGGAAGGTGCGGTGTAGTATATGCGGAGTGGAGTGCGTTCTGCCTCCTGGAACATATATTTGACGCCCTCCAGGCCCATCACATTTGCTATTTCGTGAGGGTCTGAAACCACCGCCGTGGTACCTCGAGAAATGGCCGCCTCGGAAAAGCGTGCGGGGCAGAGAAGAGATGATTCAATGTGTATGTGCGCATCTATCAGGCCCGGGAGCAGATAGACGTCCTTCTGGCCGCTCAAAGGAGTTATGCTAACGATCCTATCCTCTATAAGGGAGATCCGAGCAGGAAGGATATCGCCTCTCCTCACATCGACGAGATTCCCCTCTAACTCCGTCACTTTCATGAGAGATTCTTTTCTCCTCAGTCCCCAAAAATCTTTCTCCTACAGGGTGATGATCATCTGTGTTCCCTAGGGACGTGCTGAACCGTCTTAAATGGGGCCCGGCAGGAGGATTAGAACGGGCAAGAATAACATATCTGCACCGCGGCGCCCCCAACGATGAGGTCTCGATCATGGGTTGGCAGGTGAGGGAGCTGGGTCGCTCCTTCTTCAGCACCGCGGAAGCCAGGATTCCCTACCATCGTATAAAGCGCATAGAACTGGAGGGCGCTGTTCTATATCAATGGAAAAATAGGGAGGGATAAATGGTTTCCCTAGCGTGGCTCGTTACAATTGGGGCAGGTTCGCATGAAAGCAGGGTATTGCACACCGCATTTCTTGCACTTCACCATGTCCGCATGCTTAGCTGGTTCATGTGAAGGGGTAGGCTGCGGAGCTGGCGGTGCCTGCGGAGGGGGTGGGGGTGGAGCCTGCTGGGGAGGGGGAGCATAATATTGAGGCTGTGGGGATGGTGGCGGCGCCCCAGCTTGATAGGTACCAGGCGGATAGGGTTGGAACTTCGGCTGAAAGACATCCCTCAAGCGAATATAGGCAATGAGAAGAAGCAGACCAGGGATGAAGCCAAAGATAATACCTATGATGACCCAGATTAGTAGCTTATCCGATGCTTCCTTGAATCGCCCTTGATCCAGAGCGTCGAAGAATGTCGATTTCATCAAGAACAAAAGCAAAAAGTAGACCAGGCCAGACGCCAAGGTATAACCTGCCCAGAACCAGCTACGGGTGAAGAAGGATATGATGC is part of the Methanomassiliicoccales archaeon genome and encodes:
- the ade gene encoding adenine deaminase, whose protein sequence is MKVTELEGNLVDVRRGDILPARISLIEDRIVSITPLSGQKDVYLLPGLIDAHIHIESSLLCPARFSEAAISRGTTAVVSDPHEIANVMGLEGVKYMFQEAERTPLRIYYTAPSCVPALGLEGPKLDAEDVRQILSWERCVGLGEVMDVRAVLQDEPSLIAKLDAAKDMGKRIDGHAPGLRGAPLLAYVAAGPDSDHECTSAQEAEEKHRLGMRIMVREGSAAKDLANLIPFAQRHDCMLVSDDLDAADLLLGHVDRLLRRAVEEGMDPVRAIRAVTLMPAEHYRLPLGELAEGSLADITVVRDLKSFEPLQTWIGGRLVAQNGTCLVRSEARRLPHSIFARKVSAEALILPGLEEGKEMLVQEALPGQIVGGWKRMRMLMKEGEVIADLERDILLLAVLDRRRQRPPTLSLITGFGLRYGAIAASVAHDAHNIIGVGVDRQSLAKALNAVIDMGGGLYAWNGREERSLPLPLAGLMTDRPCAEVASLDEELRSFVQAMGCKLPSPFMTLSFQDPEFRRAIMSPIWSKG
- a CDS encoding RNA repair domain-containing protein → MFPRDVLNRLKWGPAGGLERARITYLHRGAPNDEVSIMGWQVRELGRSFFSTAEARIPYHRIKRIELEGAVLYQWKNREG